A stretch of the Uranotaenia lowii strain MFRU-FL chromosome 3, ASM2978415v1, whole genome shotgun sequence genome encodes the following:
- the LOC129753010 gene encoding protein FAM200C-like, with amino-acid sequence MASQISELNQDSTIDSFTVNDKILQLELKLCAWAAEHNIAYSAIDKLASVLNTADTDSVVLSGLKLGRTKSTSIMNGIFAATQHDEIVHRMQNESFSLIIDESTDLTTTKTLAMVIRLFDNEKHETKDIFYKAIELKSFDHRTIFDSMIAQFKKDNIDYKKRLVGFASDGASVMMGTKNSVMCLLKKDCPNLIIIKCTCHSLALCASYACNKLPDDIEQLMRDIYSYLAHSPKRMQEFKNVQNILEVKPLKILHPSATRWLSLEAVVNRNLELFEELNQFFEEQSKGNKNQTAQRILEGLKSPLTKPILQFLAYILPLINKLNRMFQAEQPKFIDMFTEMKTFYLLLLDNISLC; translated from the coding sequence ATGGCTAGCCAAATTTCAGAACTTAATCAGGATTCAACGATCGACAGCTTCACTGTCAACGATAAAATACTTCAACTAGAATTGAAGCTCTGCGCTTGGGCTGCAGAGCATAACATTGCATATTCGGCAATCGACAAATTAGCAAGTGTATTGAATACAGCTGACACTGATTCTGTTGTCTTATCGGGATTAAAATTAGGTCGGACTAAATCAACATCGATCATGAACGGAATATTTGCAGCCACACAACATGATGAAATCGTTCATAGAATgcaaaatgaaagtttttccTTGATCATAGACGAATCAACGGATTTGACGACCACCAAAACATTGGCAATGGTAATTCGTTTGTTCGACAACGAAAAACATGAAACTAAGGACATCTTCTATAAAGCCATTGAATTAAAATCATTCGACCACCGAACAATTTTTGACTCAATGATtgcacaatttaaaaaagataataTAGATTACAAAAAAAGGCTTGTAGGATTTGCTTCTGATGGGGCATCCGTAATGATGGGAACCAAAAATTCTGTTATGTGTCTCTTAAAAAAAGATTGTCCTAATTTGATCATAATTAAGTGCACGTGCCATTCGTTGGCATTGTGTGCAAGCTACGCGTGCAATAAATTGCCAGATGATATCGAACAACTGATGAGAGACATTTACAGTTATTTAGCGCACAGTCCAAAAAGAATGCaagaattcaaaaatgttcaaaatattttggagGTAAAACCGTTAAAAATTCTCCACCCGTCAGCGACAAGATGGCTTTCATTAGAGGCTGTGGTAAATAGAAACCTTGAACTTTTTGAAGAATTAAATCAGTTTTTCGAAGAGCAATCCAAAGGAAATAAAAACCAAACAGCCCAACGTATTTTGGAGGGTTTAAAATCACCATTAACAAAACCGATATTGCAATTTCTTGCTTATATATTGCCTCTTATTAACAAGCTCAACAGAATGTTCCAAGCTGAACAACCAAAGTTTATAGACATGTTTACTGAAATGAAAACCTTCTATTTGCTGTTGCTTGATAACATTT